The following coding sequences lie in one Apium graveolens cultivar Ventura chromosome 1, ASM990537v1, whole genome shotgun sequence genomic window:
- the LOC141671569 gene encoding uncharacterized protein LOC141671569 yields MSRSKHESMKIPFLKKDDYLTWRVKMLIFLEAIDDAYVDIINHGPSYPEKVVPMTTTVPELYIRKEKSEWSDPENEVMLNDANFRNILHNSLDDVMSNRIILCKTAKAIWDDLETQYLGTLAIKNNRRDVLIKEYEKFDVKPEETITDTYDRFLTLLNDLSLVGKEYDREDSNTKFLRALFDEWYTEASIFSHQYNLDQLSLDEVYRMLKTHHLEI; encoded by the coding sequence ATGTCAAGAAGTAAGCATGAAAGCATGAAGATCCCATTCCTGAAAAAGGATGACTACTTGACTTGGAGAGTAAAGATGCTAATATTTCTTGAAGCCATTGATGATGCTTATGTTGATATAATCAATCATGGACCTTCTTATCCTGAAAAGGTTGTGCCAATGACAACAACAGTTCCTGAACTCTATATCAGGAAAGAGAAAtctgaatggtcagatcctgagaATGAAGTAATGCTTAATGATGCTAATTTTAGAAATATTCTTCACAACAGTTTGGACGATGTTATGTCAAACAGAATCATTCTGTGCAAGACTGCGAAAGCTATATGGGATGATTTGGAAACTCAGTATCTAGGAACATTGGCAATCAAGAATAATAGAAGGGATGTTCTTATTAAAGAGTATGAAAAGTTTGATGTTAAGCCTGAAGAAACCATTACTGACACttatgacagatttctgacaTTGTTGAATGATCTGTCCTTAGTTGGAAAGGAATATGATAGAGAGGATTCGAACACCAAGTTTCTAAGGGCTCTATTTGATGAATGGTATACAGAGGCATCCATTTTCAGTCATCAGTATAATCTTGATCAACTGTCACTGGATGAAGTCTATCGGATGCTGAAAACCCATCATTTGGAGATCTAA